A window of the Eleutherodactylus coqui strain aEleCoq1 chromosome 8, aEleCoq1.hap1, whole genome shotgun sequence genome harbors these coding sequences:
- the LOC136578060 gene encoding olfactory receptor 5AR1-like has translation MHLENETVLPEFILLGLSSDPKTQVALFIVFTSVYTVILIGNFLIIVLVLTDVNLHTPMYFFLTNLSFLDLCYSTSILPRMLKDLSSINKVISYGECVAQMYISLSLGESECVLLVVMAYDRYVAICYPLHYTTIMSKKVCVRLAVSIWICGFLLSISHVALTFNIDTCGYNVINHFVCEVTEVLSLGCENIILVELIIFIVGIIILLTPVTFIVISYVNIIQNILKIASSSGQRKAFSTCGSHMMVVAIFYGSAMASYMKPRSSSLPGTDKVIAVFYTIVTPMLNPMIYTLRNNDVKVAFVKLIAKLKFYDTIVFNNNNE, from the coding sequence atgcATTTGGAAAATGAGACAGTACTTCCAGAATTTATTCTTCTTGGACTTTCTAGTGACCCAAAGACCCAAGTTGCACTTTTCATTGTATTTACATCAGTGTATACAGTTATTTTGATTGGAAACTTTCTCATCATTGTTCTAGTCCTGACAGATGTCAACCTTCACACTCCTATGTATTTCTTCCTTACCAACCTGTCTTTTCTGGATCTTTGTTATTCTACTTCAATTCTTCCAAGAATGTTGAAGGATTTGTCGTCCATCAATAAAGTCATCTCTTATGGTGAATGTGTAGCACAAATGTATATTTCCCTGTCTTTGGGTGAAAGTGAATGTGTTCTGCTTGTTGTTATGGCTTATGATCGCTATGTGGCTATATGTTATCCACTCCATTACACCACCATTATGAGTAAGAAGGTCTGTGTTAGACTGGCAGTCAGTATATGGATTTGTGGATTCCTTCTGTCTATTTCACATGTAGCTCTCACATTTAATATTGACACGTGTGGATACAATGTAATAAATCACTTTGTATGTGAAGTGACAGAAGTATTGTCACTGGGGTGTGAGAATATTATACTAGTGGAATTAATCATTTTTATTGTTGGCATAATTATCCTCCTGACTCCTGTAACCTTTATTGTAATATCTTATGTTAATATCATTCAAAATATCTTAAAAATTGCATCATCATCTGGGCAGAGGAAGGCTTTTTCCACATGTGGATCTCATATGATGGTTGTGGCAATATTTTATGGATCAGCAATGGCTTCCTACATGAAACCTAGATCGAGTTCTCTCCCTGGCACTGATAAAGTGATTGCTGTATTTTATACTATTGTCACACCGATGTTAAATCCCATGATTTATACCCTGAGAAACAATGATGTGAAAGTTGCATTTGTAAAATTGATTGCGAAATTAAAGTTTTATGATACTAttgtatttaataataataatgaataa